From the genome of Maribacter algicola, one region includes:
- a CDS encoding DUF4249 domain-containing protein, whose amino-acid sequence MACIDDFEIENITDVLEGYLVVDARITDWNGKQTIFLSRTFALEDSEPSPEKGALVAIIDEMGGRIGFQEIAPGNYTNEGNLSLKSSSIYKLEIITRDGVRYMSEEVRLPNKVPIVDLRAEGRLNGFSSDGLAILLDNGGIPDQSGYFRFEFEETYQIVAPYPNPFDWDEIDYDINDGDGWEVTIAGRTEPVNICYGNSASRDIILSSTEDLLSGGLDDFVVRFIAKDNPIISHRYSILVKQYHHDINARAFFETLNSFSSLESIFSNVQTGRLEGNIQVQNSDVTLVFGYFELSSYSEKRLFLNYRDFFPDEELPPYFMNCATGAPALYPRGFHLTPAEGGGFVIDGTNSSPLIEGILAGLYAYHADNDDFENLLSEGSPLGGLAPFLVKPLGCVDCGTFGSYEKPDFWID is encoded by the coding sequence ATGGCCTGTATTGATGATTTTGAAATTGAAAATATAACCGACGTTTTAGAGGGGTATTTAGTCGTGGATGCTAGGATTACAGATTGGAATGGTAAGCAAACAATTTTTCTATCGAGAACCTTTGCTTTGGAGGATTCAGAACCATCGCCTGAAAAGGGAGCCTTGGTGGCTATAATTGATGAAATGGGTGGGCGTATCGGTTTTCAGGAAATTGCACCTGGAAATTATACCAATGAGGGAAACTTATCCTTAAAAAGCAGTAGTATATATAAGCTCGAAATAATCACAAGAGATGGGGTTAGGTATATGTCCGAAGAAGTAAGGTTGCCAAACAAAGTACCCATCGTAGACTTGCGTGCCGAAGGGAGGCTTAATGGATTTAGCTCGGATGGATTGGCGATCCTGTTGGACAATGGGGGTATTCCCGACCAATCTGGTTACTTTAGATTTGAATTTGAAGAAACTTATCAAATTGTTGCACCCTATCCAAACCCCTTTGATTGGGATGAAATAGATTATGACATCAATGATGGCGATGGTTGGGAAGTTACCATAGCTGGGCGTACGGAACCTGTAAATATCTGTTACGGAAATAGTGCTTCAAGGGACATTATCCTTTCATCTACGGAAGATTTGCTGTCGGGTGGGTTGGATGATTTCGTTGTTCGGTTTATAGCAAAGGACAATCCCATAATTTCACATAGGTACAGTATTTTGGTCAAGCAATACCACCACGATATCAATGCAAGGGCCTTCTTTGAAACATTGAACAGTTTTTCTAGTTTAGAAAGTATTTTTAGCAATGTACAAACCGGTCGTTTGGAAGGTAACATACAAGTTCAAAATTCTGATGTAACGTTGGTTTTTGGATACTTTGAATTGAGTTCTTACAGTGAAAAAAGGTTGTTTTTAAATTATAGGGACTTTTTCCCAGATGAAGAACTACCACCTTACTTTATGAATTGTGCTACGGGAGCACCTGCCCTTTATCCTAGGGGGTTTCATTTAACTCCAGCCGAAGGAGGTGGTTTTGTTATTGATGGAACCAATAGTTCCCCATTAATAGAAGGTATTTTGGCAGGTCTTTATGCTTACCATGCGGATAATGACGATTTTGAAAATCTCCTTAGCGAAGGAAGCCCACTGGGTGGTCTAGCTCCGTTTTTAGTGAAGCCCCTGGGATGTGTGGATTGTGGAACTTTTGGAAGCTATGAAAAACCGGATTTTTGGATTGATTAA
- a CDS encoding TonB-dependent receptor, whose translation MKSTKLISVLSTVVFSFNILIGQESTNISGNYTNIPLKDALLDIESKTDYRFFFLDDRMKEEKVNLSFNALEISEVLDIILESSAYNYYIKEDDKRIFIIKNAIIYDELPDGFFKDSTKEEGDSSIGQRSNAPPPTFYNEEVRSTAKRYPVVRIGKSDPNNLQLEYTLSGKAINSVTGEPVPDLTIRVKNADSFVITDSNGNFSIQLPSGYNILVVRAMGIASTEREVIMYNDGNLELLLEEGLQQLDEVVVQADAARNVEDADTGSEQIDSEASKNIPLVLGERDILQVAKALPGISSAGEGATGLNVRGGKTDQNLVLLDDAVIYNPQHFFGIFQALNPFTTKGVDIYKGAMPVEFGGRLSSVFDIRTKNGNVEKLAGEGSIGPVTGNFALEIPIVKEKSSLVVGGRGAYADWILRSLDEPSLNNSNASFFDGIVKYHHKINDNNEVKATAYYSKDAFSITSDSLYNYDNRLFSLRWDRKMGERTTTAMVLGNSNYGFGIDFDGQANTDFNLDYSINETEFKYKFRTLLNERNTLDYGISAKYYSVNPGSIRPDGNESNVSTIRIDKEQAVEGALFLGDEFKLNDKLLFDLGVRYAFFAALGPGTQRNYQEGFPKNESTAQETISYDGAEIIKTYGGPEARFSARYLFTPDFSIKASFNNSYQFLHTLSNNTTVSPIDTWKLSDLNIAPQTGYQASLGLYKNFKENEYELSLEGYYKGMDNVLDFKTGADLFLNENVETEVLQGDGKAYGVEFLAKKNRGDLNGWLSYTYSRSLYRFDSEFSEERINNGEFFPSNFDRPHDVSVITNYRITRRYSLSANFVYQTGRPVTYPIGTFRFNNADFVAFSDRNEFRIPDFYRLDLGLNIEGNHKKNKLAHSFVTISVYNVLGRNNPYSVFFVTENGEVKALQSSIFAIPIPSITYNFKF comes from the coding sequence ATGAAAAGTACCAAACTTATTTCTGTCTTGTCTACAGTTGTTTTCTCATTCAATATTTTGATAGGCCAGGAATCAACCAACATTTCTGGAAACTACACCAATATTCCGCTAAAGGATGCCCTTCTGGACATTGAATCAAAAACCGATTATCGCTTCTTTTTCTTGGATGATAGGATGAAAGAAGAAAAGGTAAACTTAAGTTTCAATGCTTTGGAAATAAGCGAAGTACTTGATATAATTTTGGAATCCTCTGCATATAATTACTACATAAAAGAAGATGATAAACGGATATTCATTATCAAAAATGCCATTATTTATGATGAATTGCCCGATGGATTTTTTAAGGATTCAACAAAAGAAGAGGGGGACAGTTCAATTGGGCAAAGGTCAAATGCCCCGCCTCCCACTTTTTATAATGAAGAGGTACGGTCAACCGCCAAAAGATATCCCGTTGTGCGGATTGGAAAGTCAGATCCCAATAACCTGCAACTGGAGTATACGCTATCAGGAAAGGCCATAAACTCGGTTACAGGTGAACCTGTTCCGGATTTGACCATCCGTGTTAAGAATGCAGATAGTTTTGTAATAACGGACAGCAATGGAAACTTTTCAATCCAATTACCATCGGGCTATAATATTTTGGTAGTAAGGGCCATGGGTATAGCTTCTACGGAGCGTGAAGTAATCATGTACAATGATGGGAATTTGGAGTTGTTATTGGAAGAAGGCCTCCAACAATTGGATGAGGTTGTGGTTCAGGCAGACGCGGCAAGGAACGTTGAAGATGCCGATACTGGAAGTGAACAGATAGATTCCGAGGCTTCCAAAAACATACCCCTGGTATTGGGAGAGCGTGATATTTTACAAGTGGCAAAGGCACTTCCAGGTATTTCTTCGGCAGGGGAGGGTGCAACCGGTTTAAACGTCCGCGGAGGTAAAACGGACCAAAATCTGGTACTTTTAGATGATGCGGTCATTTACAATCCACAACACTTTTTCGGTATTTTTCAAGCTTTGAATCCATTTACCACCAAGGGTGTGGATATTTATAAGGGTGCTATGCCCGTGGAATTCGGGGGGCGACTTTCCTCCGTATTTGATATACGTACCAAAAACGGCAATGTGGAGAAGCTGGCAGGAGAAGGTTCTATAGGTCCGGTTACCGGTAATTTTGCACTTGAGATTCCTATAGTCAAGGAAAAATCCTCTCTTGTGGTTGGAGGACGTGGTGCCTATGCCGATTGGATTTTGCGCTCTTTGGACGAGCCTTCCTTGAATAATAGCAATGCCAGTTTTTTTGATGGAATCGTAAAATATCACCATAAAATCAATGACAATAACGAGGTAAAGGCAACGGCGTATTATAGTAAGGACGCCTTTAGTATAACCTCGGATTCGTTATACAATTATGATAACAGGTTGTTTTCGTTGAGATGGGACAGAAAAATGGGCGAGAGGACCACAACGGCCATGGTGTTGGGCAATAGTAATTATGGTTTTGGAATCGATTTTGACGGACAGGCGAATACCGATTTCAACTTGGATTATAGTATTAATGAAACCGAGTTCAAATATAAATTTAGAACCTTACTGAATGAAAGAAATACGCTGGATTATGGAATTTCTGCCAAATATTATTCGGTCAACCCTGGAAGTATACGTCCAGACGGGAATGAATCAAATGTTAGCACAATAAGAATTGATAAGGAACAAGCTGTGGAGGGCGCACTGTTTTTGGGAGATGAATTCAAATTGAACGATAAATTATTATTCGATTTGGGAGTGAGGTATGCCTTTTTTGCCGCTTTGGGTCCGGGTACACAACGAAACTATCAAGAGGGTTTTCCAAAGAACGAGTCCACTGCCCAAGAAACAATTTCTTATGATGGGGCAGAAATTATAAAGACATACGGTGGACCGGAAGCAAGGTTTTCAGCCAGATATCTTTTTACACCGGATTTTTCAATCAAGGCCAGTTTTAATAATTCGTATCAATTCCTACATACACTTTCCAATAATACTACGGTTTCCCCAATCGACACCTGGAAACTTTCTGATTTGAATATTGCTCCCCAGACAGGGTATCAAGCTTCTTTGGGACTTTACAAAAACTTCAAGGAAAACGAATATGAATTGAGCTTGGAAGGATATTATAAGGGCATGGACAATGTGTTGGACTTTAAAACGGGGGCCGACCTATTTCTAAACGAGAACGTAGAGACCGAAGTACTGCAAGGGGATGGCAAAGCTTATGGAGTGGAGTTTTTGGCAAAGAAAAATAGGGGTGATCTAAATGGGTGGCTTAGTTATACCTATTCCAGATCATTATATCGTTTTGATAGTGAATTCAGCGAAGAGCGTATCAATAACGGCGAATTTTTCCCGTCGAATTTTGATAGGCCCCATGATGTAAGTGTTATCACCAATTATCGTATTACCAGAAGGTATAGCCTATCGGCAAACTTTGTGTATCAGACGGGTAGGCCCGTTACCTATCCCATAGGTACTTTTCGTTTTAACAATGCCGATTTTGTTGCTTTTAGTGACAGGAACGAATTCCGTATTCCGGATTTTTATAGGTTGGATTTAGGGCTGAATATCGAAGGGAATCATAAGAAAAACAAACTCGCCCATAGTTTTGTGACCATATCGGTATATAATGTCTTGGGAAGGAACAATCCCTATTCGGTATTCTTTGTGACAGAAAATGGTGAGGTAAAGGCCTTGCAAAGTTCCATATTTGCTATCCCTATACCATCTATCACTTATAATTTTAAGTTTTAA
- a CDS encoding penicillin acylase family protein, which produces MKLAKKIGYIILALILLIVISGYVFVELHKPDYAGEKKLPNLQNEVQVYFDEYGVPHIYGQSEEDAFRALGYVHAQDRLWQMELLRRIGSGGLSEVFGKDLIGTDKFFLSLGIDEASKEAVSKLDGNSAGVSIINAYLDGLNQFVEEGPTPIEFYLTGIEKNKFTITDVYNTMGYMAFSFAMGHKTDPLLSNIKDKLGPEYLKDLAIHSDASTVWIRNYKESSKDSIGNSVTAMVTDALGKLKLPLFEGSNSWVLAPPKTKNGKVIFANDPHIGFAQPSVWYEAHVETPTYSKYGYHIAGIPFPVLGHNRDIAYGMTMFENDDVDFYFEENNPDDADQYRLNGTWTNYEKVTKTIKVKDSVAIEFTFKKSVHGPILNGIANQIQGERPISMYWVYTQEENTVVDAFYEISHATNLNEFILALPKIHAPGLNIMYGDAEGNIGWFATAKLWQVPDSINTKLVYEPDNRPNEKREFLKFEANPQAVNPPWNYVYSANNQPDSISGMLYPGYYLPENRAKRIVQLLDPKNDWDKKDISNMILDVNSPVHLETTKDLINSLNSKELTEKEIEVLDLLKAWDGTYSLDNIGGTIYTRWVYQVLENIFKDELGTELFDQLLSTHMLKRTIAPIIETENSVWWDDVKTSDTKENRSDILEKSLMEAIASLESDLGPAIDSWTWNKVHTLEHGHPIGQVEALRSFFNVGPFPIDGSRETINNLGFPFDSSGLYKVSSGPSTRRIVDFSDVENSISILPTGQSGNPFSEHYKDQAEMYVKGKFRKMMMNKEEVQNTANSTLIFRN; this is translated from the coding sequence ATGAAACTAGCAAAGAAAATAGGGTACATTATTTTGGCCCTTATCCTCCTTATTGTCATATCAGGGTACGTATTTGTAGAACTGCACAAGCCTGATTATGCGGGCGAAAAAAAACTCCCGAACCTTCAAAACGAGGTCCAAGTGTATTTTGATGAATATGGGGTTCCCCATATTTACGGTCAATCCGAAGAAGATGCCTTTAGGGCACTGGGCTATGTACATGCCCAGGACAGACTTTGGCAAATGGAACTTCTAAGAAGAATTGGGAGCGGTGGACTCTCCGAAGTCTTTGGTAAGGATTTAATCGGTACGGATAAATTCTTTCTTTCCTTGGGAATTGATGAAGCCTCCAAGGAAGCAGTCTCCAAACTAGATGGCAATAGTGCGGGTGTTTCCATTATCAATGCCTATTTGGACGGACTTAATCAGTTTGTGGAAGAAGGTCCAACCCCTATAGAGTTCTATTTGACCGGTATTGAGAAGAACAAGTTTACTATTACCGATGTCTACAATACCATGGGCTATATGGCCTTTAGTTTTGCCATGGGGCATAAAACCGACCCATTATTGAGCAATATCAAGGATAAATTAGGGCCCGAGTATTTAAAGGATTTGGCTATTCATTCCGATGCTAGCACCGTTTGGATAAGGAACTACAAAGAATCTTCTAAAGATTCCATAGGAAATTCCGTTACAGCCATGGTGACCGATGCGCTGGGTAAATTAAAGCTTCCCCTTTTTGAAGGAAGTAACAGCTGGGTCTTAGCTCCTCCAAAAACAAAAAATGGGAAGGTCATCTTTGCCAACGATCCCCATATTGGCTTTGCACAACCTTCGGTTTGGTACGAGGCCCATGTAGAAACGCCCACCTACTCAAAATACGGCTATCACATTGCCGGTATTCCTTTTCCAGTGCTAGGCCACAATCGTGATATCGCCTATGGGATGACCATGTTCGAAAATGATGATGTAGATTTTTACTTTGAGGAAAATAATCCTGATGATGCGGATCAGTATCGACTAAACGGTACTTGGACGAATTATGAAAAAGTGACCAAAACCATCAAGGTGAAGGATTCAGTGGCTATTGAATTTACTTTTAAAAAATCCGTACATGGCCCCATCTTAAATGGCATTGCGAACCAAATCCAAGGAGAACGCCCTATATCCATGTATTGGGTGTATACACAGGAAGAAAATACGGTGGTCGATGCTTTTTACGAAATAAGCCATGCCACGAATCTTAACGAGTTTATATTGGCCTTACCAAAAATCCATGCACCCGGTCTAAACATTATGTATGGCGATGCAGAAGGGAATATTGGGTGGTTCGCCACGGCCAAACTATGGCAGGTTCCGGATAGTATCAATACCAAATTGGTCTACGAACCCGATAATAGGCCCAACGAGAAAAGAGAATTTTTAAAATTCGAAGCGAATCCACAAGCGGTAAACCCACCATGGAACTACGTCTACTCGGCCAATAACCAACCGGATTCCATATCGGGAATGCTATATCCGGGGTATTATCTGCCAGAAAACAGGGCCAAGCGAATCGTTCAATTGTTGGACCCAAAAAACGATTGGGATAAGAAAGACATTTCCAATATGATTTTGGATGTGAACTCCCCCGTACATTTGGAAACTACCAAAGACCTAATTAACTCTTTGAATAGTAAGGAATTGACGGAAAAGGAAATCGAAGTTCTAGATCTTTTGAAAGCTTGGGACGGTACCTATTCATTGGATAATATTGGTGGAACGATTTACACGCGTTGGGTATATCAAGTTTTGGAAAATATATTCAAGGATGAATTGGGCACGGAATTATTTGATCAATTGTTATCGACCCACATGCTAAAGAGAACCATTGCACCTATAATTGAGACTGAAAATTCAGTTTGGTGGGATGATGTCAAAACTTCCGATACCAAAGAAAATAGAAGTGACATTTTAGAAAAGTCCTTGATGGAGGCCATAGCTTCCTTAGAATCAGATTTGGGACCTGCAATTGATAGTTGGACTTGGAACAAAGTGCATACCTTGGAACATGGCCATCCCATTGGTCAGGTGGAAGCTTTACGTTCTTTTTTCAATGTAGGGCCTTTTCCGATCGATGGCAGTAGGGAGACCATCAACAATTTGGGCTTTCCCTTCGATAGTTCAGGTCTGTATAAAGTTAGTTCCGGTCCATCGACAAGAAGAATCGTCGATTTCTCAGATGTTGAAAATAGCATCAGTATATTGCCCACGGGTCAATCCGGAAATCCATTCAGCGAACATTACAAGGACCAGGCTGAGATGTATGTAAAGGGGAAATTTAGAAAGATGATGATGAACAAGGAGGAGGTTCAAAATACTGCAAACTCGACTTTAATATTTAGAAATTAA
- a CDS encoding protein-disulfide reductase DsbD family protein, translated as MRNILVAFIILFLPFMGFSQSDENPVIWSHEVNKISDTEFDLIIKGDIHEGWHVYSQFTDEGGALPSEFKFFEVDKDYALVGDAKESPTVKEYSDIFEVEETFFKEEAIFTQRIKLLNPDVNQIKVNLFYQVCKEVCIPADIDFIFSLDGSEAVAETVALDEKSKLLTANLKLDLKNKALLSQGQENIGSGSNLWVIFGLGFLGGLIALLTPCVFPMIPLTVSFFTKHSEKKSKGIANALLYGFFIVLIYFLLSLPFHLFDSVDSQILNTIATNVWLNLAFFAIFIFFAFSFFGYYELTLPSSWANKMDAASSKIGGALGIFFMAVTLAIVSFSCTGPILGGLLGGTTLAEGDVATNLSAGMTGFGVALAFPFALFALFPAWLNSLPKSGGWMTTVKVVLGFLEIALALKFLSNADLVGHWGILKREVFIGIWILIGILTTLYLFGIFRFPHDGPKGKLSKGRIAVGVVSALFSLYLILGLAGVSNLKLLSGFPPPEFYSVFEQESDCPLGIDCFKDFETGLAYAKEQEKPILLDFTGWACVNCRKMEENVWSEPDVYQILKNDYVLISLYVDDRKELPEEEQFNFQYDSGRIKRIGNIAQKWGTFQDVNFNAVSQPFYVLLSPDLEVLNTSIQNTDADTYKNWLLEGLRTFEKRELSIVP; from the coding sequence ATGAGAAATATACTAGTAGCATTTATTATTCTGTTCCTACCATTTATGGGCTTTTCACAGAGTGATGAAAACCCGGTGATATGGAGTCACGAAGTCAATAAAATTTCAGACACCGAATTTGATTTGATTATAAAAGGCGATATTCACGAAGGTTGGCATGTGTATTCCCAGTTCACCGATGAAGGAGGTGCCTTACCCAGTGAATTCAAATTCTTTGAAGTAGATAAGGACTACGCTTTGGTGGGCGATGCAAAGGAGAGTCCCACCGTAAAGGAGTATAGTGACATTTTTGAGGTGGAGGAAACTTTTTTTAAGGAGGAAGCCATCTTTACCCAACGCATAAAGCTGTTAAATCCGGATGTAAATCAAATAAAAGTCAACCTGTTTTATCAGGTCTGTAAAGAGGTCTGTATACCCGCTGATATTGACTTTATATTTTCCCTGGATGGTTCTGAGGCGGTGGCAGAAACCGTTGCGCTGGACGAAAAAAGTAAGCTGCTGACGGCCAATCTGAAACTGGACCTAAAAAATAAGGCCTTGCTGAGTCAGGGTCAGGAAAATATTGGATCAGGTTCCAATTTGTGGGTGATTTTCGGTCTGGGATTTCTAGGTGGACTTATTGCTTTATTGACACCATGTGTATTCCCCATGATTCCGCTTACGGTTTCCTTTTTTACCAAACATTCGGAGAAAAAGTCCAAAGGAATAGCCAATGCATTGCTCTATGGCTTTTTCATTGTTCTGATCTATTTTCTTTTGAGTCTGCCCTTTCATTTGTTTGATTCTGTAGATTCCCAGATTCTCAATACTATTGCTACAAACGTATGGCTAAACTTGGCCTTTTTTGCCATTTTCATATTCTTTGCTTTCTCGTTTTTTGGCTATTATGAGTTGACCTTGCCAAGTTCCTGGGCCAATAAGATGGACGCTGCATCCTCCAAGATAGGTGGTGCCTTGGGAATCTTCTTTATGGCCGTAACCTTGGCAATCGTATCTTTTTCCTGTACAGGACCCATTTTAGGCGGACTTCTTGGGGGCACCACCTTGGCAGAAGGTGATGTGGCCACCAACCTTTCTGCGGGAATGACCGGTTTTGGCGTGGCGTTGGCCTTTCCATTTGCTTTATTTGCGTTGTTTCCGGCTTGGTTGAATTCTCTTCCAAAATCTGGAGGATGGATGACCACGGTTAAGGTGGTTCTGGGCTTTCTGGAAATTGCACTAGCGTTAAAATTCCTATCCAATGCCGATTTGGTGGGACATTGGGGAATCCTAAAAAGAGAGGTTTTTATTGGAATTTGGATTCTAATAGGAATATTGACAACCCTATACCTCTTTGGAATTTTCAGGTTCCCACATGACGGACCCAAAGGAAAATTGTCAAAGGGTAGGATTGCCGTGGGGGTTGTAAGTGCTCTTTTTAGTTTATATCTGATATTGGGCCTTGCCGGAGTTTCCAATCTTAAACTATTGAGCGGTTTTCCGCCGCCTGAATTTTATAGTGTTTTTGAGCAGGAATCCGATTGTCCCCTGGGCATCGACTGCTTTAAGGACTTTGAAACGGGATTGGCCTATGCCAAGGAACAAGAAAAACCTATTTTGTTGGACTTTACGGGATGGGCATGTGTTAACTGTAGGAAAATGGAGGAGAACGTTTGGAGCGAGCCGGATGTATATCAAATCCTAAAGAATGACTACGTGCTTATCTCCCTATATGTGGATGACCGAAAGGAGCTACCGGAGGAAGAACAGTTTAATTTTCAATACGATTCCGGACGGATAAAGCGCATAGGCAACATTGCCCAAAAATGGGGAACTTTCCAGGATGTGAATTTTAATGCCGTGTCCCAGCCTTTTTATGTGTTGTTGTCACCGGACTTGGAAGTACTAAATACATCCATTCAAAATACGGATGCCGATACGTATAAAAATTGGCTATTGGAAGGGCTTAGGACTTTTGAGAAAAGGGAACTTTCCATCGTTCCCTAA
- the tilS gene encoding tRNA lysidine(34) synthetase TilS: MLKDFQSHISKNFPELLKNKFLLACSGGLDSVLLSYLCKQNHMDFILAHCNFRLRGAESNGDEYFVKEMGHRLGKPVYVTHFDTMGYVNNHNVSVQMAARDLRYHWFKGLMEEHGIDFLVTAHHADDNLETFLINLSRGTGIEGLTGIPEISNQIRRPLLKYTRRSILEYAQKSNLEWREDESNCDTKYLRNKIRLEIVPKLKELHPNFMDNFERTLGYLKETREISNNELKRVKRELFKKDDQYWKISISELKNLQPIEGYLHGLFQEYGFTQWNDILLLLDALSGKTIYAENYVLLKNRNHLILRKNEGEEPGEFEIQEGVTEIQAPIGLEIQEVSEKKDNHGNIIYVDKNALKFPLAVRKWKEGDYFYPLGMQGKKKLSKYFKDEKLDLFAKKEQWLLCSNGEIVWVIGRRADDRFKVKDTTKQILSIAIQ; this comes from the coding sequence ATGCTCAAGGATTTTCAATCGCATATCTCCAAAAACTTTCCAGAACTGCTAAAAAATAAATTTTTATTGGCATGTAGTGGCGGGTTGGACAGTGTTCTGCTGTCTTATCTATGCAAGCAAAACCATATGGATTTCATTCTGGCACATTGTAATTTTAGATTGAGAGGCGCGGAAAGTAATGGCGATGAGTATTTTGTGAAGGAAATGGGGCATCGGTTGGGTAAGCCTGTTTATGTGACCCATTTTGATACCATGGGCTATGTGAACAACCACAACGTTTCCGTACAAATGGCCGCTAGGGACTTACGCTATCATTGGTTTAAGGGATTGATGGAGGAGCACGGAATAGATTTTTTGGTTACTGCCCATCATGCAGATGACAACCTGGAAACCTTTTTGATCAACCTTTCACGGGGCACCGGGATAGAAGGTTTAACGGGCATTCCGGAAATTTCGAACCAAATAAGACGTCCCTTGCTTAAGTATACGCGACGAAGCATTTTAGAGTATGCACAAAAATCCAACCTGGAATGGAGGGAAGATGAAAGTAATTGCGATACCAAATATCTACGGAACAAAATCCGATTGGAAATTGTTCCCAAGCTCAAGGAGCTGCATCCCAACTTTATGGATAATTTTGAAAGGACTTTGGGTTACCTCAAGGAGACCCGGGAAATTTCAAATAATGAACTCAAAAGGGTGAAGCGGGAACTTTTTAAGAAAGATGATCAATACTGGAAAATTTCGATATCGGAATTAAAAAATCTACAACCCATTGAAGGGTACTTGCATGGCTTATTTCAGGAGTACGGATTTACGCAATGGAACGATATCCTGCTTTTGCTGGATGCCCTAAGTGGAAAGACTATTTATGCTGAAAATTATGTGCTGCTCAAAAACCGAAATCATCTTATTTTGCGCAAAAATGAAGGGGAGGAGCCGGGGGAATTTGAGATTCAGGAAGGTGTAACTGAGATTCAGGCTCCCATAGGTTTGGAAATACAGGAAGTATCGGAAAAAAAGGATAACCACGGGAATATAATTTATGTTGATAAAAATGCGTTAAAGTTTCCGTTGGCAGTAAGGAAATGGAAGGAAGGCGACTATTTCTATCCTTTGGGAATGCAGGGAAAAAAGAAACTTTCCAAGTATTTCAAGGACGAAAAATTGGACCTTTTTGCCAAGAAGGAACAATGGTTGCTTTGCTCAAACGGTGAAATCGTTTGGGTAATAGGAAGGCGGGCAGATGACCGATTTAAAGTGAAGGATACAACAAAGCAGATATTAAGCATAGCAATACAATGA
- a CDS encoding anthranilate synthase component I family protein, whose amino-acid sequence MRKQIVHTVEDIASFKRSLLRWTHDFDEIVWLDSNQHNHSYPSFDVLLAVDGLTGISTDHNHAFDNLKEYQSQLNDWIFGYLSYDLKNDVEDLVSHNFDGLEFPELYFFQPKKIIQIKGSEITFLYMNFVADEIQKDFETILGIDVAHPAHHEKKERPSIRMRIFKDEYFEKLDRILGYIHHGDIYEVNFCQEFYCEGLDLNPLSIYERLNEISKPPFATFMKVWDKYALCASPERFLKKEGNKIISQPIKGTAARSHNPDEDEALKRKLGMDEKERSENVMIVDLVRNDLSKNALKGTVQVEELCKIYSFPQVHQMISTISCEVGDHENPVDIIRSCFPMGSMTGAPKVSAMKVIEEVESFKRSVYSGAVGYFTPDGDFDFNVVIRSILYNSTNKYLSYAVGGAITAKSDPEKEYLECLLKAKAMRQVLEEL is encoded by the coding sequence TTGAGGAAACAGATTGTTCATACCGTTGAGGACATCGCATCATTCAAAAGAAGTCTGCTCCGTTGGACACATGATTTCGATGAAATTGTCTGGTTGGACTCGAACCAACACAATCATTCATATCCTTCCTTTGATGTACTCCTGGCCGTGGACGGGCTAACGGGAATTTCAACGGACCATAATCACGCTTTTGATAATTTAAAGGAGTATCAATCACAGCTGAACGATTGGATATTCGGGTATCTTTCCTACGATTTAAAAAATGATGTAGAAGATTTGGTTTCCCATAATTTTGATGGGTTGGAATTTCCGGAACTATACTTTTTTCAGCCTAAAAAAATCATTCAGATTAAGGGTTCGGAAATCACTTTCCTATATATGAACTTCGTAGCCGATGAAATACAAAAGGACTTTGAAACTATTTTGGGCATCGATGTGGCTCATCCTGCACATCACGAAAAAAAGGAAAGACCATCCATAAGAATGCGCATTTTTAAGGACGAGTATTTTGAAAAATTGGACCGGATATTGGGGTATATCCATCATGGCGATATTTATGAGGTAAATTTTTGTCAGGAATTTTATTGCGAAGGGTTGGACTTGAATCCTTTGTCCATTTATGAAAGGTTGAATGAAATTTCAAAACCTCCCTTTGCGACCTTTATGAAAGTATGGGATAAATATGCGCTCTGTGCCAGTCCTGAGCGATTTTTAAAAAAGGAAGGAAACAAAATAATATCCCAACCGATCAAGGGAACGGCCGCCCGATCCCATAATCCCGATGAAGATGAAGCATTAAAAAGGAAATTGGGTATGGATGAAAAGGAGCGATCTGAAAATGTGATGATCGTGGATTTGGTTCGAAATGATCTTTCCAAGAATGCCTTGAAGGGTACCGTTCAGGTCGAGGAATTGTGCAAAATATATTCTTTTCCGCAGGTCCATCAAATGATTTCAACCATTTCATGCGAAGTAGGTGACCATGAAAACCCGGTGGACATTATACGAAGTTGTTTTCCAATGGGAAGCATGACCGGGGCTCCCAAGGTATCCGCTATGAAAGTTATAGAAGAAGTTGAATCCTTCAAGAGGAGCGTTTACAGTGGGGCAGTGGGTTATTTTACTCCTGATGGCGATTTTGATTTTAATGTGGTCATTAGAAGTATCCTTTACAATAGCACCAATAAATATCTTTCCTATGCTGTAGGAGGTGCCATCACGGCTAAATCGGATCCAGAAAAGGAATATTTGGAATGTCTTTTAAAAGCTAAGGCCATGCGACAGGTCTTGGAGGAACTTTAA